The sequence TGAACAGGTCCCGGGCATGAAGGGTACGGCACAGGGAACACAGGCAGTGGTACTGTAACAGGGTTGTGtggggacagatggcagctacacctGCGGTGAGCACCGCATACACAGAGCTGTCAAATCACgatgtcatacacctgaaaccaatgtcaCGCTGTGTGTCAACTGTGCTTCGATTCAGAAAAAGAGGGGCGGCAGCCTTCTGGGCTCCGTGCTTCCTTGCTGCCAGCCTCGGGAGAGTCACCAGCCCCTCTGAGTCCTACTGCCGCTCCGGGCAATTCTCCCCTTAAGCCTCTTCATCTCCCACAGGCTCCCTCTGTCCCAAACACAGCCTCACCTCCACCTTCCCACTGAAAAGGGAGGCCACTAAAGGGGACACAGGTCGTTTGAAACAAGGCACCATCTGCGCTGCCCGCCTCTCCTTTATCTCTGGCCAGtcctctctcctgtctccagGAGGTGTGGCTTCTCTCCCTGGCCACGGCAATGCCACCGTCTCTGCTCTGgacccttcctccctccagctgAGGGCTCTCCTCCTCGCTACCCTCTCTCGGGGCCGCCTCAGCCAGTCAAGGCTTTCTCACAAGGCCCCTGTCCTCTATCAGAGCCCAGATCTTTCTCGAAACCCAGACTTTAAAACCAATTGTTTCCTCAGTATTTCCCCCTGGAAATGTCCCATAGACACCTTAGACTCATGAGAGATCCAACATGGAATTCACTGCCTCCCCACTAACGAGTAACCCCCTCCAGGGCTCTCTGTATCAGAGCTTCTCCAACTAGAGGGGTGTCACACCTTCTGGGTGtgctccagagtttctgatttgaTAGGTTTGGGGGGCGGGGTGCAGAGATTTGCTTTTCTAAAGGTTCCCAGGAGTGTTCTTCAAAAATGGCTAGGTCAGGGTTAGGCCACCAGCCCTAAGACAGAAGACCCCATTGGGTCCTCTGTCACCTGAACATTCTGTCAATGACCAAATCCTGCACGTTCCTCCCCCTGGTTATCCCTCAACCCTGCCCACCTTCTCAGCATCTACCTCCTTGCACACCAGCTCGGCCGCAGCCCCTAAACCAGTTCCCTgccttctctttccatctctcccaACGGCGTGCATGCTCGGGGCACTTTCTGTCTCCCTCAGTGCTGGGCTCACAGCGCATCACACagcattcaacaagtatttgctgagggaaggaaggaggaagggagggaggacaaGAGGGACATTTTCTCTCGTGACGTCCCACAGAGTTGCCAGGgtaatctttctaaaacacagaaacacacatttGATGACATCACGCCCATTTCGGAAGTTGAAGGGATGCCCTACTGCCCCCCACTGTCACAGTAGATAAAGCGTGAACTTCCTATGTGACATCTGAGGCCCTTCGCGCCCTGGCCCAGACTGCCTTTCCAGCCTCTTCTCCCCCGCCCCGCTCCTCTTCCACACACCTGACATCTTGCTTCACTGACCACCTGCCTTTCCCCAAATGCTCCGCTCCTTCCTATCCctgcctttgcacctgctgtcccCACTGCCTAGAACGCCTTCTGCTGTGGGCATGCTGTCATTTATCCTCAAAGGATGGCTCAGCTGTCCCTGCTGAGGTAAAGCCTTCTCAGTCCTCCTGGCATGGGTGTCACCCCATACCCGTCCTCCCTGTGCCCCCCAGAAAGCACTGTCACCCTGTTCCATGAAGGCAGGGCAAAAGTACAGCAACTCACATTTACAGACCACTTCCTACGTGCCAGGCACGCCTTTGCACAGATTACCTTGGTGCCTCCTTGGGTTGACCCTTTGAGGGATGTGCTATTACTGATCCCCGTCACCccgttttacagaagaggaaactgaggcttggagaggttcACATAACTTGCCCAGGGGTCATCCTGCCAGGACGTGGGAGAGCTGGGCCTTGTTCACCACTGTGTGCCCAGGACCTAAACAATGACACGTGCCCGTGATCGCTACTAGAACAAATGTCTTCCCGCAGGCAGTAGATTTCCTTCAACTCTGTGTTCCGAATCAGGCAGGCAACAGAGACTAAGAAATGTTTttggaagaaatgaatggatggatgggtgggtgggtgggcacaTGGGTAAATGAGCGATGTAACTCCCTACTCACCGTAGTGTGAACTTAAATTTAGCCCTAGAAGTGTCCCGATGCCACATGGAGAAGGACTGAGGCAGAGGTGGGACAGAGTGACCAGGAAAGAGGGTGCGAGCTGATAACCAGTTCagagttatttgtttttgtttgctcaAAACCTACCTGTTGGGTAAGTCTAAACGCCATGCCCTTCCTAGGTGTCTATCGGGGGTTTGGCAAGAGAGAGCATTTGAAAACAACTTTACACCGACTCAAGACAGATCCAGCCCCGGCCccgaccctggccctgaccccgGCCCCAGGGGTCAGTGTTCACAGTGGTCGGGATGAGGGTACAGAGCAGTTGAGGGGCACAGTGAGGCTTCTGGGTTGGACCTGCCTCTACTACGTACTGGGTGTGTGACCTAAGGAAGTCACCTTACCTCCCTGCATTTCGGattcttcatttgtaaagtgtGCAGAAAAAAGAGAATCCCCTCCAGTTTTTGTAAGGACTCAGTGAGATCACCCACACACAGTTCTTGGCAGCTTGCCTGGCGACACAGCCTGGGTGCCTAAAGCTATCTGGTCTATGTCATCATTAAGGGATGTGACATTACTGGACTCTCTTAAGAACCTGTgaaccaggggctcctgggtggttcagttggttaagcctctgcctttggctcaggtcatgatcccagagtcctgggatggagccccatgttgggttccctgctcccttgccctctgctgcccggccccctgcttgtgctggtgtgatctttctctctctcaaataaataaataaaatctttaaaaaaaaaaaaaagagcctatgAAATAGGCAGAATGGggattactcccattttacagatgaagacatctGAGGCCAAAGACCCTCCTTCACAGGTCAGGCAGCACATCAGTATCAGAACCAGAGCCTGAGGAGATGGTCCCCAAATCTTGATTTTCCAGTTTTAGGCTCCCTGCACGCCATCTACTGACCAAGGCAAGGAAGTGGCCCGAGACATGAGAAACTGCACAGCCGCCACGGTCTGTCAGGGACTTTCAAGCTCAATCCTCACGCCTTGCCCATAATCACATAATTGAATGGTACtgccctccctctacccctgctgtGGCTGAGACGGTGCAGATAACTGAGACTCAGAGATCCCACTTCCCACATCATTCCGTTTGGAAAACTGAGATCTGACTGGGTGTCCTGTGGTAACGATGGTGCCTGACAAGAAGAGGTCGACTCTGTGTCCCATGCCTGAtgcggggagggcagaggaggaccACCCCAGACAGCCAGGGACGTGATGCTGTTATCTGGCTGCCTGAGGGCAAGGAAGCTGGTCAGAGAGGGAAGACCCTTGGGTCCTACTTACCATGGTGGTCGATATGGTCTCTGTGGTGATGGAGGGAGTGGTTGTTATGGACTCCTTTCCCCCTGGGGCAGTCCCATCAACCTGCTGGCCAGAGGAGTCATAAGAGAGATAGAGGTGGGGGGGGCACACCGCCTCTGCCTGGAGCATCTGGTACCTGGGCAGGTGGCATTCCCAGCTACAGAGGGACGGGCTGTGTGAGCAAACAAGCGCTAGCGGGCAGACGGGCTTGTCCGCACACAGCCTGAattacggggggggggggtcctcacATGCCCCCAGTTTGTTTGAATCATCTTATTTGGCAAAGGACAAGCAATTGCAGATAATTTTGCAAGCCCTAAGCAAACCTCAATTCCTGTGTTCCTTGACCTAGTGATTCCACAGCCGGGAGTTCATCCTTTGGATATCAACTCTGAAAAAGTTGCCAAGAAGTGTGAACGAAGAAGTTTGCTGAAGCATTCATCGTTAACTGACAAGGACAAAATAGCCGCAGGCCCATTGACGGGAGACTGCAGGGTAAGTCAGGACCCACTCCTAAGTGGGACTGAGTGTAAGGTGGGCCCACAGAGGGCAATGAGGAGTGAGCTCCAAGACAGTCaaagggttaagcctctacctttggctcaggtcatggtctcagggttctgggatcaagccccacgttggggggtccctgctcggcgggaagcctgcttccccctctctctgcctgcctctctgcctacttgtgatctctttctgtcaaataaataaataaaatctttttttaaaaaaggtcaggTGTAAAAGAGGATCTCTTTTGTGTAAAATTCTACACGCTAGAGATGTCAGTGTATACATTGGAATacatatacatcttttttttctgggaagaatCGTAAGAAAAATTTCAGTTTGTTCTGTTTGAATTTCATAACTGTGAAcactttgtcattttgttttgatGTCAGTATGGATTACTGGGCTGTTGACTTTGGGGCCTATTTaggttttctctgtatttttctacaggaaaacaaaataaaacactggtCACTAAAACAAAAGAGGCCACAGAGGAGGCATGCTGCTTGAGATCACATAGTTCGTCAGAACTCGAGCGTCTTGGCTGCTGCACCAGCTGCCACAGAGACCACTGTGCATGTTACAAACGGgggaaagaacattctggaaacgACACAATTGTACACATTGTGTTGGTTTATACCTTACTTATTTCTTGAGATGCAGACTAGTCTCTGCCCCTAGCACTGCACCTCCTCTGGCCAGGAGGAACTCAGGGGGCATCTATCACACCTACAAGTCTCAAGGttcaaagtttaaaaatcaaaacactgCAAGAGAAACCTCGACACCTGTGTCTCTTTTGGACCACTCTGTCCAGGGTACCAAGTATGCTTCATCTTGTTAaggcaaatgattttttaaaatctttttctcagTTTGTTCATTTTGCCAATCTGACACGGAAACCCCacgtgtgtaaaaaaaaaataataataatccaatgTGAGTCATTCTGACAACAGTTGGATTGGgattgctccctctctctcccccagagCAGCCCCTGAGCTACCTCAAGAAACTTCTCAAACTCCTTCAAGCAATCTGAGAGCCACAGTCTAGTCCACTTGCTGCTAGCCCTTACAGCAGTCCCAGGAGGACAGGGAGACATgatcattcccattttagagatggaaaGTTGAGGCTGTAAGAGGTGTGTGTGGTCTGCCCAGGACAGGAGTTCATTCCACCGGCCAACCCCAGAGCTCACGGAGGACAGCAAAGCTCAGAAGAGTATCAAGGTGAACCTGGAGGCCCTGGGGAAGCTGGAGTGGCAAGAGTTGGCCCGGGGGCTTGGCCCGGGTGAGGACCCCACCCCTAAATGTCCTGTGCTCAAGATGCAGTGGAAGGCCCCGGTTACCTGGCTAGCATCCATAGCGCTGACTCTGGTCTGCAGGACAGCCTCGGGCTCAATCTTCTTTCTGATGGCCAGGCTGCTGACAGTCATGGTTTCCGCTTTCACAGGCtgtagggagaagagggagaaagttcCATAAGCCAAGCCTCTGCCTGACTCCTGCTCACAGGCCGCTGTGGCATCTCTCCCACCCCTGCAGCAGGCCAGGGCTCAGGAAGAGCACACAGGTCAGGGCAAAGAGGCACGGCGAGCCATCCCAGACAGCCAGCCCCAGGGGGGAGCCAGGGCCACCAGCAGCACCCAGATGGGCCACTCATGACCTTGGCGCACATCCGCTCCTGGTGGCTAGAAGCTGGTTTTTAGGCTACCTGAAAAAGAACATCTACTATTCAATTaacaggctctgtgccaggcctcCCACTAAGAACTTGTCCTTAGATACTTGCCACTGAATCCTGACAGACCTCAACAATTATGCTGCCCCATCCCAGCTGCTTCCTTTGAACTGCTCTTGAAAGCAGGAGTCACACACCTGGGGGCCTCGGGGGGGCCAGGCAGGAGATGTAAAGGGGTGAATTAGGCTTATGGAGGACTGGGGTGAACAGGAGGACACATATTCTCACCACTCAGGTTTGGCCAATAGCAGCCATGGCTTCTGAATGACTCGGATCAtctgatattttttaatgattaaaaaaaaaacacctgtggATTTTATATTCCACGTCCTGATTTTTTGATGAGGGTCAACAAAAACATCTGTGTTAGCCAGATCTGGCCTGGGGCCATCGGTTTTCAACCTCTCCTCTAGAAGTCTTCGGTTAAATGATCAGTTTCTTCAGACTCCCCCAGCAAGGTCAGTTCATGGGACCGTGAGTATATGagagctgaatgaatgaatgaatgaaaaagccTGCCATCTGGTTGGGAGGGTAGTGAGAGGGATTCTTATAGATGACTGTAACCGTGAGATCAAGCCATTCATCCAGTTAATTGTCTATTAGTGCCTGGCACGCGCAGGCTTAGAGGAGCTGCCACCGTGGGGGAGAGTGGGCATGGCAGCCGCCGGCCTGACTACCTAGGAGGATGCCAGGAGCAGAAACATCGCAGAGCAAGGGGGCTGTGGACAGAGCCACACTTCTGCCCTGGGTGGTCAGAGAAGCATCTGCTAGATGTGAGAGCCGAACTTGGTCCTGAAACATGACAAGTTTgcaaggcagagaaggggaaggaaaacttctCCCAGAGGGCACAGCACGGAGTGAATGCCCAGAGTCAATGAGTTTGTATTTCAAAGCCTGGAACGGAGAGAGGAGGGTCTGGTGGGAGGTAGGTTGGGGCTACAAGAGACAAGAGGGCAAAGGGATCATGGGACAAAGATCCTCTGAAGGAAGGACACAAAGCAGAGGGGCCCAGACACTGTCGATCCTGGTGTCCCCCTCAGTGATGATGTTTCCTCTTCTCTTGGagcttctgctgctcccctaAGACCCCGGGCCAGATGGGTTTAGAccgctgccccttcccccagcaagcccaggccccggggagaAGAGCCGGGTCAGAATCAGGAAGAACCATAGACTTTCAGGCCAGGCCGCAGGCGAATCCATAAGCACGTGCCTTCTGCAGGTGCCATGCAACACAGACAGGGAGAGGAGGCGGGTTAAGACCAGACCTCCTAGCATCACCTGACCTCGGGCAAGCAGGCAAGCGATGGGGTCACAGGGTTAAAACGCCAAGGAGTGCACGTTAGGGGTGAACCAAGATGGCAAACATGCGAGCACAGAACCATGCTTTCTGCGAGGGGCAGTCATGCAACACGAAACAGAGCTTCAGGCTGGCGGCTCGGTCTTCTCGCAGATGGCCCCGGGGCCCTCTGAACATGCAGTGCCCGCCGGGCCCAGGTATCCAGGATGCTCCACTGTACCTCAAACTGGGGCATATCGGGGGTGGCGCAGGCCCCTCGATCCGGGCTATCCTCGATGCCCCCAGACTCATCTTCCTGGCCGAGGCCCCCCTTGTTGAGATCCCGGGAAAACACCAGGCCCTCGGTCTCTGAGTCGCTTTTGTCTCGGTCAAGCTCAGGCAGGCTGCGGGAGAAGTCTTCGAAGGCGCTGCCATGGTAGTCACCAATGACCGTGAAGTCAACCTCAGCCTCCAGGCTCGACGTGGAGCTGACTGTGATGCTGGAGCACTTGCGCTCAATGGCCAAGTGGTTGTCCTTCAGGAACACCGCGTCCCTCTCCTGGTCCTGGTCCTCGTCTCCCGTGTCACTCTCTGGGGCCCTGGGACGAGGTGGTTTGACTTTCTCCTCTGAGCCCTCCCTTAGCCCTGCTCTCTATGGCCAGATAAAAAGCAAAGGAACGGGGtgtggggtgggaagagagagagagaaagcaagatggTGAATGACAGAAGAAATCGTGGGGCCTTTCAATGTCTCAAATAGAAGAGCAGGTCAGGAAATGAAAAACACTCCCAGGAAGGTTCCTTGACATAACAAGCTTGAAAAACCCACAAAGTTCTCAAGAGTGGGGAATGCTCCTTTCCGAGGGTCTCCCGCTGATGGCCAAAGCAAGTACAAAGCAAACCTCCTGCCAGTTGGTTCTGGACAGGAAGCCCCATCCAAGGTCTGGATCTGGGAGCTTTTCAGAAGCGGCATCGTGTGCGAGGCAGGGATGGGAGCCTGGACGCAGGCCCATCCGTGCAGGTGGGCACCGAGAGACAGAAATCAAGGAGGGAGACCCAGGGATTTAGGGAAACCTGGGATgggaaggcagggaggctggAGCCAAGAGCTTTGAGAAACAAAGAGGAAGCCAAATGGTTTGTCAATTCCACTGAGTCTCTGAGGGAGGGGGCGTATTGGCTATGGGGAGGAACAATATGGGTTAAGTCCTGGGAGCTGGGTGCTACAGCAGTTCAGCCCTGAGTTccgggcggggccggcgggcAGGGTGGAGGTTCTAGTCCCATCAGTGTAATTGACAACGGCAGGCCAAGGAAACGCTGGAGGGGAACCAGCAACTCTTGTCCCACATACATACCTCTCAACTGGCCTGTCAGGGATTAAACACCACATGCACATTTTTGGCTGTTCCAGAACAGTCTTTTTAAAGCCCAATCTAACACCcaccaaatatatatacatgtatatatacattttttttttaaagtagttggCTTCAGGTTCTAGAGATTCAGTGCACTTAGAGATTCACTTGCTAGACTTAGCTTCCATTTTAGCCAGTTTCTGGAAGGTTGAGAGGTGTGAGGACACATTCCAGACAAGCGAGAGTTGAGCTGCCACAGACGGCATTGCCAGAGCAGGTGGGAGTCGAAGGCAGCAATGCACCCTGGCCAGGCGGAGAGGACCAGGTTCATCAGGGCACCGGGGGGGCTGCAGAGACCTGAGGGCCCGAGGGGCTGGCGAATCTCAGGTGCCCCCCTTTTCCAGGAGGGTTGGCTGCTAAGCTGGTGATGGGCTTCTCTTCCCTGACCGCATCTCCGGATTTGTTCTGGATTAGAGAAGATAGTTAGTCTTAAGCAGGCAGAAAGGAACTTGGCAGTGGGACCAAGAGGGAGCCAGCAGTGAAGGATGGAAACCTCTGGCCTGTCAGCTTCCCCAAGGCGGGAGaaccagggaagggaaaagatgaAGGAAGATCGTTGGACAAGCCAAGCAAAACAGGTAGGAGCCCAGCAGGTGGGGGCAGCAAGGCAAAGCAAGTATGTAGTCGGCTGGCGGTGATGCCACCTTCTCCAGTGGGGGGGTGTGACCCTCTGGGCACCAGGTCACACCAAAAGCTGAGGACCTTTGTGGCTAAGCTAACAGTGGCCAAGCAGATGAACCCGTCATTCCGCCCGGGCTACCCTCAGGCCCGTGTCGGGAAGAGAACTCATAGGAATGGACAAGCAGCCTCTGATCGCAGTGATGACGAGGGGCCCCTGAAACATGCTTCTACAGAGCTACGGAGCATGCGGTCTGCTCCcccacaggggaggggcagcggcgggggcgggggctcaCGTGGCCAGTGCCCATGGTGGTTTCCTCCAGCGCAGTTTCGCAGCCCGAATCAGGGGACATGAGCTCGAGGTCCGTGCATCCTTCCTGGGCAGATGTGGTAGCAATGTCCTCCCTGAAGTGGCTGGCAGCCAGCAGCGTCACTGAGGAATGGGTGGCCTTGGGGCCGGCGAAGTCCCCTAGGGGCTGAAGCTGGACGAAGCCCAGGTCCAGAAGCTTGTTCCGCTGTTGCTCTACCTGACCCACGGAGGCCTCTGAAGACAACTCGTTTATGAGGGCCCTTGTTTCACTCTGACTCGCTCGGCGAGTTTCAGCTCCATGGGTCTCAAAGATCCGAATTTTGTTGGCCACTGAGGTCTTGCTGATATCTTCCAGGGACCCCTCTTGGCCCGCAGCCTGGAAAGAGGTTATCTCCTTTGGCTTCCCTGAAGGGAACATCAACCCCAGGGGTACAGCCCCCTCGGCTCGTTCGGAGACAACTCTGGGCTTTCTGCTGGCAACGGGAGGTGCCCGGCGCTCACCTCCATCTGAGGTCACGAACGGTCCTCCTCGGtccttgggctctgggctctcttTAAGAGGATGGGCATGTTTGAGAAACACAGGGGACTGTTCTCCAAAAGGATCCCCAAGCTGCAGAGGCTCCCTTGACCCATAAGGGGCTGGGCTTGGAGAAGTTTCCTCCAGAGCTGCCTGAGATTGAAAGGGACcaggagaggctgggagggggGCGAGCACTTCCATCTGAAGAAACGCTGAGGCCTTTCTGTCCTCTGTCACGGGTTCTCCTGTTTGGATGTGGACCCGGCCCTGGTCTTGGGGCAGAAAGTTGCCTCTGCCTGGCTTGGCTGGCTTCCTGACATCATTAGGAGGGGTGGTCCGGGGAAGGGCGCAGACTGGGAGCTCTGGGTGCATGGCCCCTGCGCTGTGAGGTGTGTGGTCCTTCCATCCTGCTGGGGGACTGTTCTCAGCCTTTTCCACCAAATCTCCACCATTGGGGGCCTCTTCCTCCATGCCTAGGTTGGATGCTGAGTAGCTGAATTCTCCTTCCACCCCCCGCCCAGCTTCTTCCCAGTCCTCAGCACATGTCTGCCCTGGAGAAGGTCCCTTACTGAGCTGCTCAGCAAAGGCCTCCAGGTCACCTGGTCTTCTGCAGTTCCCACGGGACCCTGCCCTTTCCTCTAAAGAAGGCTTGTGAGCTTCACCCTCTTGGTCCTTGCTCCTGCTGGAAGCTGCAGCAGAGCCCTGTGGGCCTGAGGAATTCAGTGCGGAGCTCTCTGCGAGCTCCAGCCTGGTCTCATCAACGGGAAGGGTGACCaggcactcttccctttcctccagaggtggagggaggacTCGGTCTTCAGAATCTTTCTCTCCATAGTTCAGATAGAAGCTCCTCTCTGCAAAGGAAGGTTCGGTTTCATCACTCGAGTCAGCTCTGGCTTCCGACTGGGCTGGGTCCAGCAGAAATGACTGGAGTCCTCCCTTGTCGGAGGCTGGAGAAGGGACATCGGCCTCTGCTGACCTCGTCCCTGAGGCAGTGGGTCTTCCCCAAGTCTGGAACTCCTCCAGCTCCTTCCTCAGCTCCGTCTGGCCCTCCAGCTGACCACCTGAGATCCAGCGCTTCTTGATGGTGGCCTCCCCAGTGCCCACCCTCAACTGGGAGCCCTCCAAGAGGTTTTCTGCCAGGGCAGAGCCTGCAGCCAGAGAAGCCCCTCCTGGGCCTTTCCTGACCCAGGGGCCTTCCTCCCACACTGACTCAAAGTCTTCAGGGCTTGCAATCATTCTTCCTTGTTGCTGGGTCTTTGCTCTTCTAACTCCCACCATTTCTTCTGTGGCCACTTCGACTTTGAACTTATCCACCAGGATGTCTACTTTGGAGAGTCTGCCATCAGCAAGGATATCTGCGAGGCCTGCCTTACTTTCTTCCTGCTGCGTG comes from Neovison vison isolate M4711 chromosome 8, ASM_NN_V1, whole genome shotgun sequence and encodes:
- the EPB41L1 gene encoding band 4.1-like protein 1 isoform X3 translates to MTTETGPDSEVKKAQEEAPQQPEAAATATTPVTPAGHSGHPEANSNEKHPPQQDTRPAGQSLDMEEKGYGEADGLSERTTPSRAQKSPQKIAKKYKSAICRVTLLDASEYECEVEKHGRGQVLFDLVCEHLNLLEKDYFGLTFCDADSQKNWLDPSKEIKKQIRSSPWNFAFTVKFYPPDPAQLTEDITRYYLCLQLRADIITGRLPCSFVTHALLGSYAVQAELGDYDAEEHVGNYVSELRFAPNQTRELEERIMELHKTYRGMTPGEAEIHFLENAKKLSMYGVDLHHAKDSEGIDIMLGVCANGLLIYRDRLRINRFAWPKILKISYKRSNFYIKIRPGEYEQFESTIGFKLPNHRSAKRLWKVCIEHHTFFRLVSPEPPPKGFLVMGSKFRYSGRTQAQTRQASALIDRPAPFFERSSSKRYTMSRSLDGAEFSRPASVSENHDTGPDGDKQEEDGESGGRRSEAEEGEVRTPTKIKELKFLDKPEDVLLKHQASINELKRTLKEPNSKLVHRDRDWERERRLPSSPASPSPKGTPEKVNESRRTQDTSPQDLAPEPGTATGWEVFTQKSLAASPEGSEHWVFIEREYTRPEELSLLKVTTTQQEESKAGLADILADGRLSKVDILVDKFKVEVATEEMVGVRRAKTQQQGRMIASPEDFESVWEEGPWVRKGPGGASLAAGSALAENLLEGSQLRVGTGEATIKKRWISGGQLEGQTELRKELEEFQTWGRPTASGTRSAEADVPSPASDKGGLQSFLLDPAQSEARADSSDETEPSFAERSFYLNYGEKDSEDRVLPPPLEEREECLVTLPVDETRLELAESSALNSSGPQGSAAASSRSKDQEGEAHKPSLEERAGSRGNCRRPGDLEAFAEQLSKGPSPGQTCAEDWEEAGRGVEGEFSYSASNLGMEEEAPNGGDLVEKAENSPPAGWKDHTPHSAGAMHPELPVCALPRTTPPNDVRKPAKPGRGNFLPQDQGRVHIQTGEPVTEDRKASAFLQMEVLAPLPASPGPFQSQAALEETSPSPAPYGSREPLQLGDPFGEQSPVFLKHAHPLKESPEPKDRGGPFVTSDGGERRAPPVASRKPRVVSERAEGAVPLGLMFPSGKPKEITSFQAAGQEGSLEDISKTSVANKIRIFETHGAETRRASQSETRALINELSSEASVGQVEQQRNKLLDLGFVQLQPLGDFAGPKATHSSVTLLAASHFREDIATTSAQEGCTDLELMSPDSGCETALEETTMGTGHNKSGDAVREEKPITSLAANPPGKGGHLRFASPSGPQRAGLREGSEEKVKPPRPRAPESDTGDEDQDQERDAVFLKDNHLAIERKCSSITVSSTSSLEAEVDFTVIGDYHGSAFEDFSRSLPELDRDKSDSETEGLVFSRDLNKGGLGQEDESGGIEDSPDRGACATPDMPQFEPVKAETMTVSSLAIRKKIEPEAVLQTRVSAMDASQQVDGTAPGGKESITTTPSITTETISTTMENSLKSGKGAAAMIPGPQTVATDIRSLSPIIGKDVLTSTYGATAETLSTSTTTHVTKTVKGGFSETRIEKRIIITGDEDVDQDQALALAIKEAKLQHPDMLVTKAVVYRETDPSPEERDRKPQES
- the EPB41L1 gene encoding band 4.1-like protein 1 isoform X4 codes for the protein MTTETGPDSEVKKAQEEAPQQPEAAATATTPVTPAGHSGHPEANSNEKHPPQQDTRPAGQSLDMEEKGYGEADGLSERTTPSRAQKSPQKIAKKYKSAICRVTLLDASEYECEVEKHGRGQVLFDLVCEHLNLLEKDYFGLTFCDADSQKNWLDPSKEIKKQIRSSPWNFAFTVKFYPPDPAQLTEDITRYYLCLQLRADIITGRLPCSFVTHALLGSYAVQAELGDYDAEEHVGNYVSELRFAPNQTRELEERIMELHKTYRGMTPGEAEIHFLENAKKLSMYGVDLHHAKDSEGIDIMLGVCANGLLIYRDRLRINRFAWPKILKISYKRSNFYIKIRPGEYEQFESTIGFKLPNHRSAKRLWKVCIEHHTFFRLVSPEPPPKGFLVMGSKFRYSGRTQAQTRQASALIDRPAPFFERSSSKRYTMSRSLDGAEFSRPASVSENHDTGPDGDKQEEDGESGGRRSEAEEGEVRTPTKIKELKLEQETTPRHKQEFLDKPEDVLLKHQASINELKRTLKEPNSKLVHRDRDWERERRLPSSPASPSPKGTPEKVNEGSEHWVFIEREYTRPEELSLLKVTTTQQEESKAGLADILADGRLSKVDILVDKFKVEVATEEMVGVRRAKTQQQGRMIASPEDFESVWEEGPWVRKGPGGASLAAGSALAENLLEGSQLRVGTGEATIKKRWISGGQLEGQTELRKELEEFQTWGRPTASGTRSAEADVPSPASDKGGLQSFLLDPAQSEARADSSDETEPSFAERSFYLNYGEKDSEDRVLPPPLEEREECLVTLPVDETRLELAESSALNSSGPQGSAAASSRSKDQEGEAHKPSLEERAGSRGNCRRPGDLEAFAEQLSKGPSPGQTCAEDWEEAGRGVEGEFSYSASNLGMEEEAPNGGDLVEKAENSPPAGWKDHTPHSAGAMHPELPVCALPRTTPPNDVRKPAKPGRGNFLPQDQGRVHIQTGEPVTEDRKASAFLQMEVLAPLPASPGPFQSQAALEETSPSPAPYGSREPLQLGDPFGEQSPVFLKHAHPLKESPEPKDRGGPFVTSDGGERRAPPVASRKPRVVSERAEGAVPLGLMFPSGKPKEITSFQAAGQEGSLEDISKTSVANKIRIFETHGAETRRASQSETRALINELSSEASVGQVEQQRNKLLDLGFVQLQPLGDFAGPKATHSSVTLLAASHFREDIATTSAQEGCTDLELMSPDSGCETALEETTMGTGHNKSGDAVREEKPITSLAANPPGKGGHLRFASPSGPQRAGLREGSEEKVKPPRPRAPESDTGDEDQDQERDAVFLKDNHLAIERKCSSITVSSTSSLEAEVDFTVIGDYHGSAFEDFSRSLPELDRDKSDSETEGLVFSRDLNKGGLGQEDESGGIEDSPDRGACATPDMPQFEPVKAETMTVSSLAIRKKIEPEAVLQTRVSAMDASQQVDGTAPGGKESITTTPSITTETISTTMENSLKSGKGAAAMIPGPQTVATDIRSLSPIIGKDVLTSTYGATAETLSTSTTTHVTKTVKGGFSETRIEKRIIITGDEDVDQDQALALAIKEAKLQHPDMLVTKAVVYRETDPSPEERDRKPQES